A genome region from Erigeron canadensis isolate Cc75 chromosome 3, C_canadensis_v1, whole genome shotgun sequence includes the following:
- the LOC122591400 gene encoding uncharacterized mitochondrial protein AtMg00810-like yields MIVVLIYVDDVIITGNCLTKIQEVKTKLDREFSIKDLGVLKYFLGIEVARTDDGLVLCQRKYVLDILKDSGKLGCKPSSFPIEHGLKLDKGEKEQGVDANQYRRLIGRLLYLQATRPDITYAVNVLSQFVADPRSVHLEAANRVLRYLKATPGQGILLTRVGDPVLTAYCDSDSLGCPYTRRSRTGYILLLGGSPISWKTKKQSVVSRSSAEAEYRAMASTVSEVLWVRWLLTELQVPVPSATSLFCDNQAARHIANNPVFHERTKHVEMDCYFVRERVESSEVVPMRVSSKFQLADLLTKGLPTQQHQFLLDKIGMTNLHASS; encoded by the coding sequence ATGATTGTTGTTCTCATCTATGTGgatgatgtcatcatcactGGAAATTGTCTAACTAAAATTCAAGAAGTCAAGACAAAACTTGATCGTGAGTTTAGCATTAAGGATCTTGGAGTCTTAAAATACTTCTTGGGGATAGAGGTTGCGAGAACTGATGATGGCTTGGTTTTATGTCAACGAAAGTATGTGCTAGACATCTTAAAAGACAGTGGCAAACTTGGTTGCAAACCAAGCTCATTTCCTATTGAGCATGGGCTGAAACTGGATAAAGGGGAAAAGGAACAAGGCGTTGATGCTAACCAATATCGACGTTTAATTGGAAGACTTCTATATCTTCAAGCAACAAGGCCGGACATCACGTATGCAGTAAATGTTCTAAGTCAATTTGTTGCAGATCCAAGGAGTGTTCATTTAGAAGCAGCTAATCGTGTTCTTCGTTACCTCAAAGCCACACCGGGTCAGGGCATTCTCCTTACTCGCGTGGGTGATCCTGTTTTAACAGCTTATTGCGACTCTGACTCGTTGGGTTGTCCTTACACTAGACGATCTCGCACTGGTTATATCCTCTTGCTTGGGGGGAGTCCAATATCTTGGAAAACGAAGAAGCAATCAGTAGTGTCACGGTCTtctgcagaagctgaatatcGAGCAATGGCCTCTACTGTTAGTGAAGTTCTCTGGGTACGTTGGTTATTAACCGAGCTTCAGGTTCCCGTTCCATCTGCTACTTCTTTGTTTTGTGATAATCAAGCAGCACGACACATTGCAAACAATCCGGTTTTCCATGAACGTACTAAGCATGTCGAGATGGACTGTTATTTTGTTCGTGAACGTGTTGAATCCAGTGAAGTTGTTCCAATGCGAGTTAGTAGCAAGTTTCAACTAGCTGATTTACTCACTAAGGGTCTTCCTACACAGCAGCATCAATTCCTTCTTGACAAGATTGGCATGACCAATTTGCATGCTTCATCTTGA